A window of Apium graveolens cultivar Ventura chromosome 8, ASM990537v1, whole genome shotgun sequence contains these coding sequences:
- the LOC141679550 gene encoding F-box protein At2g23160-like — MEGEAGKRSKTTIACIHDSIFIKILCYLAADSVIRCRSVCKNWASLILSPDFVQAYSSSQTVPFQFLLHGTVGVIQEHRQLFFAHLSEASCNADTPRFDYPVPINSKSVLPPALEIKSSPHELRICSVCNITGFIAAYAYPCRRDDLGHPYHIFNPVTSQHIVVQQNRKNECWKKCALVLAHKTNQLKLLKSVRQPDRDLLIIQTIGTSSWRTGVCSLLHNVVNFGFPCFLNGIYYWGWSCSNNGGLVCFDPDDEAFFHIPTPQSPYIENYHHAYLGLLDGCLCICKNTSSVNVNDYEFWVMNENGVTESWTKKLVIPKQWEQITLSRPLRFWKYGETVVLCDNYDVICYNPSTGNRTFVTYYAKDDSLLSCVPSPYVPTFKIFLCS; from the coding sequence ATGGAGGGAGAGGCTGGTAAAAGAAGCAAGACCACAATTGCATGCATTCATGATTCTATTTTCATCAAAATCTTATGTTACCTTGCTGCAGACTCTGTCATTCGATGTCGCTCCGTTTGCAAAAACTGGGCTTCTTTGATATTGTCACCTGATTTTGTACAAGCTTATTCTTCCAGCCAAACAGTACCTTTTCAATTCTTGCTTCATGGAACTGTTGGTGTCATACAAGAACATCGACAATTGTTTTTTGCTCATCTTTCTGAAGCTTCTTGCAACGCTGATACTCCTCGTTTTGATTATCCAGTCCCGATAAATTCCAAATCAGTATTACCTCCTGCACTTGAGATTAAATCTTCTCCGCATGAACTTAGAATATGTTCTGTCTGTAATATTACAGGTTTTATAGCGGCTTATGCATATCCCTGTAGAAGAGATGATTTAGGGCATCCGTACCATATATTTAACCCCGTAACTAGTCAGCACATTGTCGTACAACAAAATCGTAAAAACGAGTGCTGGAAAAAATGTGCTTTAGTCTTGGCTCACAAAACCAACCAACTGAAGCTGTTGAAATCTGTTCGTCAACCTGATAGAGACCTTCTAATTATACAAACAATTGGCACAAGTTCGTGGAGGACGGGAGTTTGTTCGCTTCTTCATAATGTAGTCAACTTTGGTTTCCCCTGCTTTTTGAATGGAATTTATTATTGGGGCTGGTCTTGTTCGAACAATGGAGGACTAGTTTGTTTCGACCCCGATGATGAGGCATTCTTCCATATCCCAACCCCGCAATCACCATACATTGAAAATTATCATCATGCGTACCTTGGACTTTTAGATGGTTGTCTTTGCATCTGCAAGAACACATCATCTGTGAATGTTAATGATTATGAGTTTTGGGTGATGAATGAAAATGGTGTTACAGAATCATGGACTAAGAAGTTGGTGATACCTAAACAGTGGGAACAAATTACTCTATCACGGCCTCTAAGATTCTGGAAATATGGAGAAACTGTAGTTCTGTGTGACAATTACGATGTTATTTGTTACAATCCGAGTACAGGAAATCGTACATTTGTCACATATTATGCCAAGGATGATAGTCTTCTCTCGTGTGTACCAAGTCCATACGTTCCAACTTTCAAAATATTCTTGTGCAGTTGA
- the LOC141681032 gene encoding DNA damage-binding protein 1: MSTYNYVVTAHKPTNVTHSCVGNFTSPQELNLIIAKCTRIEIHLLTAQGLQPMLDVPIYGRIATLELFRPHGETQDLLFIATERYKFCVLQWDPEAAEVITRAMGDVSDRIGRPTDNGQIGIIDPDCRLIGLHLYDGLFKVIPFDNKGQLKEAFNIRLEELQVLDIKFLYGCPKPTIVVLYQDNKDARHVKTYEVALKDKDFIEGPWSQNNLDNGADLLIPVPPPLCGVLIIGEETIVYCSASAFKAIPIRPAITRSYGRVDADGSRYLLGDHNGLLHLLVITHEKEKVTGLKIELLGETSIASTISYLDNAFVYVGSSYGDSQLIKLNLQPDAKGSYVEALERYVNLGPIVDFCVVDLERQGQGQVVTCSGAFKDGSLRIVRNGIGINEQASVELQGIKGMWSLRSATDDPFDTFLVVSFISETRILAMNIEDELEETEIEGFSSQVQTLFCHDAVYDQLVQVTSSSVRLVSSTSRELRNEWKAPAGYSVNVATANSTQVLLAAGGGHLVYLEIGDGILTEVKHAQLEYDVSCLDINPIGGNSSYSSLAAVGMWTDISVRIFSLPDLNLVTKEHLGGEIIPRSVLLCTFEGISYLLCALGDGHLLNFLLNLTTGQLTDRKKVSLGTQPITLRTFSSKNTTHVFAASDRPTVIYSSNKKLLYSNVNLKEVSHMCPFNSAAFPDSLAIAKEGELTIGTIDDIQKLHIRSIPLGEHARRICHQEHSRTFALCSVKYNQSSAEDTEMHIIRLLDDQTFEFISSYSLDQFEYGCSILSCSFSDDNNVYYCVGTAYVMPEENEPSKGRILVFIVEEGKLQLVAEKETKGAVYSLNAFNGKLLAAINQKIQLYKWMLRDDGTRELQSECGHHGHILALYVQTRGDFIVVGDLMKSISLLIYKHEEGAIEERARDYNANWMTAVEILDDDIYLGAENNFNLFTVRKNSEGATDEERSRLEVVGEYHLGEFVNRFRHGSLVMRMPDSDVGQIPTCIFGTVNGVIGVVASLPQDQYSFLDKLQSNLRKVIKGVGGLSHEQWRSYSSEKKTADAKNFLDGDLIESFLDLSRSKMEEVSKAMTVPVEELMKRVEELTRLH; this comes from the exons atgAGTACATACAACTACGTAGTGACGGCGCACAAGCCGACGAATGTTACTCACTCATGCGTCGGAAATTTCACTAGTCCTCAAGAGCTCAATCTCATCATTGC AAAATGCACTCGGATTGAGATTCATTTACTTACTGCACAAGGTCTGCAG CCCATGTTGGACGTGCCGATATATGGAAGAATTGCAACCCTTGAACTGTTCCGCCCTCAT GGTGAAACACAAGATCTTCTATTTATTGCAACTGAGAGGTATAAATTTTGCGTTCTTCAGTGGGATCCAGAGGCAGCTGAAGTTATTACCAG GGCAATGGGCGATGTCTCCGATCGTATAGGGCGTCCTACGGACAATGGTCAG ATTGGTATAATTGATCCAGATTGCAGACTAATCGGACTGCACCTATATGACGGGTTGTTTAAG GTCATTCCATTTGATAATAAAGGCCAGTTAAAGGAAGCATTTAACATAAG GCTCGAGGAGCTTCAAGTTTTGGACATTAAATTTCTTTATGGTTGCCCAAAGCCTACAATTGTTGTACTTTACCAG GATAACAAGGATGCTCGGCATGTTAAAACATACGAGGTCGCTTTAAAGGATAAAGACTTCATTGAGGGTCCTTGGTCACAAAATAACCTTGATAATGGGGCTGATTTACTAATACCTGTGCCACCACCTCTTTGCGGTGTTCTAATTATTGGGGAAGAAACAATTGTGTATTGCAGTGCATCTGCATTCAAAGCAATCCCAATTAGACCT GCCATTACAAGATCCTATGGGAGAGTTGATGCTGATGGTTCTAGGTACTTGCTTGGTGATCATAACGGGCTTCTTCACCTACTTGTTATCACACATGAGAAGGAAAA AGTTACTGGACTAAAAATTGAGCTGCTGGGGGAAACTTCTATTGCTTCAACGATCTCATATCTTGATAATGCATTTGTATACGTTGGCTCAAGCTATGGAGATTCACAG CTCATAAAGCTAAATCTCCAGCCTGATGCGAAAGGTTCTTATGTAGAAGCTCTAGAAAGGTATGTTAATTTAGGTCCAATTGTGGACTTCTGTGTAGTAGACTTAGAGAGGCAAGGGCAAGGTCAAGTTGTAACTTGCTCAGGAGCCTTCAAGGATGGTTCCCTTCGCATTGTACGCAACGGAATCGGGATCAACGAACAG GCATCAGTAGAACTCCAAGGCATCAAAGGAATGTGGTCATTGCGATCAGCTACCGATGATCCATTTGACACATTTTTGGTTGTTAGCTTCATCAGCGAGACTCGGATTTTGGCAATGAATATTGAAGACGAGTTGGAAGAGACTGAAATAGAGGGGTTTTCCTCCCAAGTTCAGACTTTGTTCTGCCATGATGCTGTGTATGATCAACTTGTACAA GTTACCTCAAGTTCTGTAAGACTCGTCAGTTCGACTTCTAGAGAGCTTCGAAACGAGTGGAAAGCTCCTGCAGGCTACTCAGTCAATGTTGCAACTGCAAATTCCACTCAG GTTTTATTAGCTGCTGGCGGTGGCCATTTGGTTTACTTGGAAATTGGTGATGGGATACTGACTGAAGTGAAACATGCACAACTGGAGTATGATGTGTCATGTCTTGACATTAACCCCATTGGTGGAAATTCCAGCTACAGTAGCCTAGCTGCAGTTGGAATGTGGACTGATATAAGTGTTAGGATTTTTTCCCTTCCCGATCTAAACCTCGTTACGAAGGAGCATTTGGGAGGAGAGATAATACCTCGTTCAGTTCTTTTATGTACGTTTGAAGGG ATTTCTTACTTGTTATGTGCGCTCGGAGATGGACATCTTCTTAACTTCTTGTTGAACCTGACAACTGGTCAGTTAACAGACAGGAAAAAGGTGTCCCTTGGGACCCAACCTATTACCCTACGAACTTTCTCATCGAAGAACACTACACATGTTTTTGCTGCCTCAGACAGACCAACCGTCATTTACAGCAGCAACAAGAAACTGCTCTACAGCAATGTGAACCTGAAGGAAGTTAGTCATATGTGCCCTTTCAACTCAGCTGCTTTCCCTGACAG CCTTGCAATTGCAAAAGAAGGTGAATTGACAATAGGCACTATTGATGATATACAGAAGCTTCACATTCGTTCGATTCCACTTGGGGAACATGCGCGCCGTATCTGCCATCAAGAGCACTCTCGGACTTTTGCCTTGTGCAGTGTAAAGTATAACCAGTCAAGTGCAGAGGACACAGAGATGCACATTATTCGCTTGTTAGATGACCAGACTTTCGAATTCATATCAAGTTACTCACTTGACCAGTTTGAATATGGTTGCTCGATTCTCAGTTGCTCATTCTCGGATGATAATAATGTTTATTATTGTGTTGGGACTGCATATGTTATGCCAGAGGAGAATGAACCAAGCAAG GGGAGAATACTGGTATTTATAGTTGAAGAGGGAAAGCTGCAGTTAGTTGCAGAGAAAGAAACCAAGGGTGCAGTTTACTCGCTCAATGCCTTCAACGGTAAACTACTTGCTGCCATCAATCAAAAGATTCAGTTATACAAGTGGATGCTTCGTGATGATGGTACCCGTGAGTTGCAATCTGAATGTGGGCATCATGGACATATACTTGCTCTTTATGTGCAAACGCGTGGAGAttttattgttgttggtgacttGATGAAATCTATTTCTTTGCTGATTTATAAG CACGAGGAAGGTGCTATTGAGGAGCGAGCCCGTGACTACAATGCGAACTGGATGACAGCTGTTGAGATTCTTGATGATGACATTTACCTCGGCGCTGAGAATAATTTTAACCTTTTCACAGTCAGAAAGAACAGTGAAGGGGCCACTGATGAAGAGCGGAGCCGTCTTGAGGTGGTTGGTGAATACCATCTTGGTGAGTTTGTTAATCGGTTCAGACACGGTTCCCTTGTCATGCGAATGCCAGATTCAGATGTTGGCCAAATCCCAACGTGCATTTTTGGAACTGTTAATGGTGTCATTGGGGTAGTTGCCTCACTTCCTCAAGATCAGTACAGTTTCCTAGATAAGCTCCAGTCTAATTTGAGGAAGGTTATAAAGGGTGTTGGAGGATTGAGTCATGAGCAATGGAGATCTTATTCTAGTGAAAAGAAAACTGCAGATGCTAAAAATTTCTTAGACGGTGATTTGATTGAATCATTTCTTGATCTTAGTCGAAGTAAAATGGAAGAGGTCTCGAAGGCCATGACTGTACCAGTAGAGGAGCTTATGAAGAGAGTAGAGGAGTTAACGAGGCTGCACTAA